A portion of the Carya illinoinensis cultivar Pawnee chromosome 11, C.illinoinensisPawnee_v1, whole genome shotgun sequence genome contains these proteins:
- the LOC122281383 gene encoding zinc finger CCCH domain-containing protein 12-like — MDFSGGNVVQVITGSGPDSWSGGDHGMWATDDDYRAWNNGDDTPSSNSNYELRLSQSRSGSEPSHKRSRNSQDVNSSNRSKAIGKMFFKTKLCCKFRAGTCPYITDCNFAHSIEELRRPPPNWQEIVAAHEEEKAVVSSEPMEEYQIPTLGSSNFVGETQRSFKGRHCKKFYTEEGCPYGDSCTFLHDEQSKNRESVAISLGPGGYGGGGGGSGNGSGNGSGSSNGGGGASAGGASGQNVKPSNWKTRICNKWELTGYCPFGSKCHFAHGAAELHRYGGGLVEGDTRDSSSGPPDSKQSGVPSKNPADTLVASAPSVPHSDVYHMGVTSQRSPIVSQRPGQRTHQKWKGPDKISRIYGDWIDDIE; from the exons ATGGATTTCTCCGGCGGCAACGTGGTCCAAGTAATCACCGGAAGTGGTCCCGACAGCTGGTCCGGGGGTGACCACGGCATGTGGGCCACGGATGACGACTACCGAGCCTGGAACAACGGCGACGACACGCCGTCGAGCAACTCGAATTATGAGCTGAGGCTATCCCAAAGTCGCTCCGGAAGCGAGCCCTCGCACAAGAGATCGAGGAACTCGCAGGATGTGAACTCGTCCAATCGATCCAAAGCGATTGGGAAAATGTTCTTCAAGACAAAACTTTGTTGCAAGTTCCGTGCTGGGACGTGCCCGTACATAACTGACTGTAATTTTGCTCACAGCATTGAAGAGCTTCGGCGGCCGCCTCCGAATTGGCAGGAGATTGTGGCGGCGCACGAGGAGGAGAAGGCGGTGGTGTCGTCAGAGCCGATGGAGGAATATCAGATACCGACGCTGGGATCTTCGAATTTCGTGGGGGAGACGCAGAGGTCGTTTAAGGGGCGGCATTGCAAGAAGTTCTACACGGAGGAAGGATGCCCTTATGGGGATAGTTGTACCTTCCTTCACGATGAGCAGTCCAAGAATAGAGAGAGCGTGGCAATAAGCTTGGGTCCTGGTGGCtacggtggtggtggtggtggcagcGGCAACGGCAGCGGTAATGGTAGCGGCAGCagtaatggtggtggtggtgcttcTGCTGGGGGTGCGAGCGGGCAGAATGTCAAACCGTCGAATTGGAAAACGAGGATATGCAACAAGTGGGAGTTGACGGGGTATTGCCCTTTTGGAAGCAAATGCCATTTTGCTCATGGTGCGGCAG AATTACACCGATATGGAGGGGGTCTTGTGGAGGGGGATACTAGAGATTCTTCTTCTGGTCCTCCTGACTCAAAGCAGAGTGGAGTACCTTCAAAAAATCCAGCAGATACTCTGGTAGCATCCGCCCCTTCAGTTCCTCATTCTGATGTCTATCATATGGGAGTTACATCACAAAGGTCACCCATTGTAAGTCAAAGGCCAGGCCAGAGAACTCATCAGAAATGGAAGGGTCCTGACAAAATCAGTAGGATATATGGTGACTGGATTGATGACATCGAATAG
- the LOC122282986 gene encoding cinnamoyl-CoA reductase-like SNL6: MAPAASNFQHSHTSSNTVCVINASGHLGSALVERLLLRGYTVHAAVQHHDEQLQFNGLSSENKKLKIFRSDPFDYQSIIDALKGCSGLFYAFEPPQDQPTYDEFMVEVEVRAAHNVLEACAQTETIDRVVFTSSVTAVVWRDDRKSTASELDETHWSDVNLCRKYKLWHGLSKTLAEKTAWALAMDRGVNMVSVNAALMMGGPDVSITHPYLKGAAEMYEDGVLLTVDLNFLVDAHICVFENISSYGRYLCFDNVVNHHEDALKLAQMLTTPSAAPTLTQSCEQDMRIIQQRISNKKLNQLMVDFGCGSQVH, from the exons ATGGCACCGGCGGCTTctaatttccagcacagccacACCTCATCAAACACAGTGTGCGTTATAAACGCCTCCGGGCACCTTGGCTCGGCCCTCGTCGAGCGTCTTCTCCTCAGAGGCTACACTGTCCACGCCGCGGTTCAACACCATG ATGAACAGCTGCAATTTAATGGACTTTCTTCCGAGAACAAGAAGCTGAAGATTTTCCGTTCAGATCCCTTCGACTATCAGAGCATAATTGATGCCTTGAAAGGCTGCTCTGGCTTGTTTTACGCCTTTGAGCCGCCACAAGACCAACCCACCTATGAT GAATTTATGGTGGAAGTGGAGGTACGGGCAGCACACAATGTGCTGGAAGCTTGCGCACAAACGGAAACAATTGACAGAGTGGTTTTCACATCCTCGGTCACTGCCGTTGTTTGGAGAGACGATCGAAAGTCCACAGCATCTGAGTTAGACGAGACGCATTGGAGTGATGTTAACTTATGTCGCAAATATAAG TTGTGGCATGGTTTGTCAAAGACGCTGGCGGAAAAGACAGCGTGGGCCCTGGCGATGGACAGAGGGGTCAACATGGTATCCGTGAACGCAGCCTTGATGATGGGTGGCCCTGATGTGTCCATCACTCACCCCTATCTGAAAGGAGCGGCTGAGATGTACGAAGATGGGGTGTTGCTGACCGTCGATCTAAATTTCTTGGTGGATGCCCACATTTGTGTCTTCGAAAACATCTCATCCTACGGTCGTTATTTATGCTTCGACAATGTTGTTAATCACCATGAAGATGCTCTCAAGCTGGCCCAGATGTTGACCACCCCTTCTGCTGCTCCTACGTTAACCCAAAG CTGTGAGCAGGATATGAGGATCATCCAACAGAGGATAAGCAACAAGAAACTGAACCAATTGATGGTGGATTTTGGGTGTGGATCTCAGGTGCATTGA
- the LOC122281384 gene encoding RING-H2 finger protein ATL29-like produces MLTVTDTLTCLLVSLFLLPQNMFDLFQERKFPSFFLPPLSSSARFFSSVRRIKGRNKLPSGHPFKLFQISSVQAVSMNPTPPPHDFGISSPITVILTVILLVFFFLGFFSVYFCRCFIDSMSTSRRSPSRNVGSGADASDISGLNPSLIASFPTFVYSSVKDFRKEKYGLECAICLVEFEDDSLLRLLTVCYHVFHQECIDLWLESHKTCPVCRGNLDLPPESSEKSPAIVDHNAMHDIHGSNESSDDAEHVRIDIREDDDNESSESGGSHEHASKTLQNDHEDKMVERFSRSHTTGHSIVKRREDKDRYKLRLPEHIKVRLIRGHNFAKSCTTFGEFSNHEEAGNGGFGEVCGCSGGNINNV; encoded by the coding sequence ATGCTCACTGTCACAGACACTTTGACATGCCTCCTTGTTTCTCTCTTTCTACTCCCACAAAACATGTTTGATCTATTCCAGGAAAGAAAattcccttcttttttcttaCCACCATTGTCTTCTTCTGCTCGATTCTTCTCATCTGTGCGAAGAATCAAAGGCCGGAACAAGTTACCCTCCGGCCACCCTTTTAAGCTATTCCAGATCTCTTCCGTCCAGGCAGTTTCAATGAATCCCACTCCACCACCACATGACTTTGGTATCTCCTCGCCTATAACCGTAATCCTGACAGTAATCctccttgttttcttttttctaggcTTCTTCTCTGTATACTTCTGCAGGTGTTTCATTGATAGCATGTCTACCTCCCGGCGATCACCCTCCCGCAACGTTGGCTCAGGCGCCGATGCATCTGACATCAGTGGCCTTAATCCTTCTCTTATAGCTTCCTTCCCGACATTTGTATATTCGAGCGTCAAAGATTTTCGCAAGGAAAAATACGGTCTGGAATGTGCAATATGCTTGGTGGAGTTCGAGGACGATAGTCTGCTTCGCCTTTTGACGGTCTGCTACCATGTTTTTCATCAAGAATGCATCGACCTTTGGCTCGAATCTCACAAAACATGCCCGGTTTGTCGTGGGAACCTTGATTTGCCTCCTGAGTCTTCGGAAAAGTCTCCGGCGATTGTAGATCATAACGCCATGCACGATATTCATGGTAGCAATGAGTCTTCAGATGATGCTGAACATGTGCGCATTGATATCCGAGAAGATGATGACAATGAGAGCTCAGAAAGTGGAGGAAGCCATGAACATGCTTCCAAGACACTGCAAAATGATCATGAAGATAAAATGGTGGAAAGATTTTCAAGGTCGCACACAACCGGGCATTCAATAGTTAAGAGAAGAGAAGATAAGGATAGGTATAAGCTGAGATTGCCAGAGCACATCAAGGTAAGACTTATAAGAGGACATAACTTCGCCAAAAGTTGTACAACATTTGGGGAGTTCTCAAACCACGAAGAGGCGGGCAATGGAGGTTTTGGGGAGGTGTGTGGTTGCTCCGGAGGAAATATCAACAACGTTTAA